In one Micromonospora polyrhachis genomic region, the following are encoded:
- a CDS encoding SCO2522 family protein, with product MAFEETAARRSIESVPLSHVSLELGHLYIEEFAGGVEQLRRHFNRIAPWVAAAKQACVARTPAGRARISTCFLIDDYFTRFSTPREVVRQLEEATQGTGLVIDYFARESGCARADDVPLADLVLTQLVSDPVPQTTGDRPPTTETGWLCNGKRSPVQGPAQAMSGSLGWMPPVQNAANRHSIFLDVELWDYEENGERRWSCPFLAAVWQLMRLGLLRYEGEGVTNPYQLDDWPDDWDKLPAVVKLNPHAAPFSAYRTFSVLGSRFLPVEHAVRTILSQVSVSLAVLDQIHTRSRAEHIDLPKDLVERVEYAFIGE from the coding sequence GTGGCTTTCGAAGAGACCGCGGCCAGACGCAGCATCGAGTCGGTCCCGCTGTCACACGTCTCGCTGGAGCTCGGCCACCTCTACATCGAGGAGTTCGCCGGCGGCGTGGAGCAGCTCCGGCGGCACTTCAACCGGATCGCGCCCTGGGTGGCCGCCGCCAAACAAGCCTGCGTCGCCCGTACGCCAGCGGGGCGGGCCCGGATCAGCACCTGCTTCCTCATCGACGACTACTTCACCCGGTTCAGCACCCCGCGTGAAGTGGTCCGGCAGTTGGAGGAGGCCACCCAGGGCACCGGCCTGGTCATCGACTACTTCGCCCGCGAGTCGGGCTGCGCCCGCGCCGACGACGTACCCCTCGCCGACCTGGTGCTGACGCAACTCGTCTCCGACCCGGTGCCCCAAACCACCGGTGACCGGCCGCCGACGACGGAGACCGGCTGGCTGTGCAACGGCAAGCGGTCGCCGGTCCAGGGTCCGGCACAGGCGATGAGTGGAAGCCTGGGCTGGATGCCGCCCGTGCAGAACGCCGCCAACCGGCACTCGATCTTCCTCGACGTGGAGTTGTGGGACTACGAGGAGAACGGCGAACGGCGCTGGTCCTGCCCCTTCCTCGCCGCCGTCTGGCAACTCATGCGGCTCGGCCTGCTGCGCTACGAGGGAGAGGGCGTCACCAACCCGTACCAACTCGACGACTGGCCGGACGACTGGGACAAACTGCCAGCCGTCGTCAAGCTCAACCCACACGCCGCACCATTCAGCGCGTACCGGACCTTCTCCGTCCTCGGGTCCCGCTTCCTGCCCGTCGAGCACGCCGTACGGACGATCCTCAGCCAGGTCTCGGTCAGCCTCGCCGTACTGGACCAGATCCACACCCGCAGTCGCGCCGAACACATCGACCTGCCAAAGGACCTGGTCGAACGGGTCGAATACGCGTTCATCGGAGAATAG
- a CDS encoding SCO2524 family protein gives MRIQPRQQLLEVWNAAVRSSWRDGEWVWGGRDGSNSISDAEQLLCLLLPATKVGTFKIDRPDETADDMIKALRPLGNATQIPRVLMQVLRDYYARYTDESGTPVFSGSTYFDIGGAAEVKPEQLQLDIVDSYAMSVTLSLSTIGFLRVFRQSVSRDEILREIESLESMASVRLSAAMVGMLRSFSVNVFDVDSMEGQALVRMVNQGGLPQRQIVAHLRRELRQTMASFREILIGSGQVADLESPNRLFECGWSWGVVKDAPTIDTEEPVGHQPKGVAQEAPYLYFTVIALDAIEDLLSERTRILGLLNDEQQRLSRALQLRWELTRTYWAAVATFGDGHRWPLEDIPWRTTDEESSDYYTLLVTSLAVKGLVRERGSDAELTRVGLVLEELANRSRITRRPLDQDSAVALHSPGVRLSLVGSEQLGGPQLRWVVSEFSALLLQRSSVIAGLLSEADQRARLLELADRTWDHLLDRRLDRGAARSLWDQPAKVFQQVQTTYDEPSWYHTERVVQGLVTTANMLSRPPLRSDRLAVIARDLLNEAEHLYDIELLSGAAEAGPKIQQTLHIVRVNLRRAREILQDRPATAAALATEVLRVLDEFAAARRDVAEAG, from the coding sequence ATGAGGATCCAACCTCGGCAGCAGCTTCTGGAGGTTTGGAACGCGGCTGTCCGATCGTCCTGGCGGGACGGCGAGTGGGTGTGGGGTGGGCGCGACGGCTCGAATTCGATCAGCGACGCCGAACAGCTGCTCTGTCTCCTGCTACCGGCGACGAAGGTCGGCACATTCAAGATCGACCGTCCGGATGAGACCGCCGACGATATGATCAAGGCATTGCGGCCCCTCGGCAATGCCACCCAGATTCCCCGGGTGCTCATGCAGGTACTCCGGGACTACTACGCCCGGTATACCGACGAGTCCGGTACGCCCGTTTTCTCAGGCAGCACATATTTCGACATAGGCGGCGCGGCCGAGGTCAAACCGGAGCAGCTACAGCTGGACATCGTCGACTCGTACGCCATGTCGGTGACCCTCTCGCTGTCGACGATCGGTTTCCTCCGCGTCTTCCGCCAATCCGTGAGCCGGGACGAGATCCTGCGGGAGATCGAATCCCTGGAGTCCATGGCCAGTGTCCGGCTGAGCGCCGCGATGGTCGGCATGCTCCGCAGCTTCTCGGTAAACGTCTTCGACGTGGACTCCATGGAGGGCCAGGCCCTGGTTCGGATGGTCAACCAGGGCGGCCTCCCACAACGGCAGATCGTCGCCCACCTCCGCCGCGAGCTACGCCAGACGATGGCGAGCTTCCGAGAGATCCTGATCGGTTCCGGTCAGGTCGCCGACCTGGAGAGCCCCAACCGGCTCTTCGAGTGTGGCTGGTCCTGGGGCGTCGTCAAGGACGCTCCGACGATCGACACCGAGGAGCCGGTGGGACACCAGCCCAAGGGCGTGGCGCAGGAGGCACCCTACCTCTACTTCACGGTCATCGCCCTGGACGCCATCGAGGACCTACTCTCCGAACGGACACGAATCCTCGGTCTGCTCAACGACGAGCAGCAGCGACTGTCCCGAGCTCTGCAACTACGGTGGGAGCTGACCCGTACCTACTGGGCGGCGGTAGCCACCTTCGGTGACGGCCACCGGTGGCCGCTGGAAGACATCCCCTGGCGCACCACCGACGAGGAGTCCTCCGACTACTACACGCTGCTGGTGACCTCGCTGGCCGTCAAGGGCCTGGTCCGTGAACGCGGCTCGGACGCCGAACTGACCCGCGTGGGCCTCGTCCTCGAAGAACTGGCCAACCGGTCCCGCATCACCCGGCGGCCACTCGACCAGGACTCGGCGGTAGCTCTCCACTCACCCGGGGTACGCCTGTCGTTGGTCGGCAGCGAGCAACTCGGCGGCCCCCAGCTACGCTGGGTGGTCAGCGAATTCTCCGCCCTGCTGTTGCAGCGTTCCTCCGTGATCGCCGGGCTGTTGAGCGAGGCCGACCAGCGGGCCCGGCTGCTGGAACTGGCCGACCGGACCTGGGACCACCTGCTCGACCGGCGACTCGACCGAGGGGCCGCGCGCAGTCTGTGGGACCAGCCAGCCAAGGTATTCCAGCAGGTACAGACCACCTACGACGAACCCTCCTGGTACCACACCGAGCGGGTGGTGCAGGGGCTCGTCACCACCGCCAACATGCTCAGCCGGCCGCCCCTGCGCAGTGACCGGTTGGCGGTCATCGCCCGGGACCTGCTCAACGAGGCCGAACACCTCTACGACATCGAACTGCTCAGCGGCGCCGCAGAAGCCGGCCCAAAGATCCAGCAGACCCTGCACATCGTCCGGGTAAACCTTCGGCGAGCCCGGGAGATCCTCCAGGACCGGCCGGCGACCGCCGCCGCACTGGCCACCGAAGTGCTACGGGTACTCGACGAGTTCGCCGCGGCCCGCCGAGACGTCGCGGAGGCGGGCTGA
- a CDS encoding HEAT repeat domain-containing protein codes for MTKVYVSATFRDLQDCRSAVQLALRRLRVEDMAMESYVAEDRRPLEKCLADVTECEVYVGIFAWRYGFVPAGYDKSITELEYREAMAAGKPCLIFLLDEDAPWPRTFIDRGADADKIESLRAELAARHTCSAFTNPNDLAALVTAAVANCLAESGVPAHGVHALNQDTVRRYFDRLRQHYGVLDLDALTPAQTEDYLRIQLTSVFVEQSVREDPPPVELPREWLQRMQAEGHIGTEDVPEEVDPAELVHLHDAYRAKPLRRLFDVLGAPDERTVVLLGDPGAGKSTVARYLALSLAESRTDERLAVLTGHLPLLIELRSFVTLVAEGRCQSFLDYLDHRAAVDGLGIDRTALQQHLSRGHPVVAIFDGLDEVFDRRRREEVASQIASFAADHPQARVIVTSRIIGYSRRILTDVGFTHFTLQDLDDQQIDEFLTIWYQLAIHDRPEDAQARQARLLDAMRHSHAIRELAGSPLLLTILAIIGKHQTLPRERWRLYDHATTVLVEQWDVNRHLHDRSMDPGFIDAEDKKELLRRLAYRMQAAERGLAVNYIAAEKLSEVFERYLVERYQRDPATARRAAHQMIAQFRERNFILSRYGPRLYGFVHRTFLEFFCADALLVRFQHDQELTFEELKELFRQHWADLSWREVLRLLAGAVHEKHSAQLIHLLTREVNQPWPPAGFAPPPWNLALATQCLAEVRNLYSDVAAPAEALLRQIILLLEHCVAIDDRETAGLIEEEILPAAKAIGPNWPGREAYLSWYRRRGVRVIWSSVSAHAARLAAMLSTPAERIDDLFDEVLGTMGESPAAYASVAGLAEVAQLANAAVDSPAHQAAAARARTRLVKRARDDGHASVRLAAVQALGERFGADQRTLELLVERARADGYAGVRLAAVQALGERFHGQPGVRELLRERASADERPSVRRAAVQALGDYYGGTVELRAELLECLRGDRDAEVVQTAALVLMERFGATRPVRDILIARANEDRDAVLRRTTVRLLGERLGADPQVRTLLLDRVGTDREAGVLWAAGQALVHRASSDTRLCDLLGERVRTDADEAIRRAALRLLVECFRQHASLGELLIRCARRDRDADVRLLAARALADRLGIDPVVAPTLSEMARGDGDSRVRLVAVQSLVDRVGMDPSVCDLLAGLARGDDDAAVRLASVSALADLVGSDARVRLLLIECARDDNDSKVRLAATQAIAREAQSHADVHGVLVDRARRDPDAAVFTEAVTAMLRRGGPDGRAFQLLDERVRDDSNARIRLAAVQLLVERFGAEPEVRGILLDRVRSDPDTDLVRAAAVALATHLGTDGEQCEVLVKRANSDDALIRVAGVWTLGEYFGADRVVRDLLIEKARHDPDLAVRREALRVLGEHLAELPEVRELFVERVSDHDWSVRAAAVLVLGTRFGTDERTRALLVDLARDDPDPGFRRLAGQALTWLPGADPDHLPDLA; via the coding sequence GTGACCAAGGTCTACGTTTCAGCCACCTTTCGGGACCTGCAGGATTGCCGTTCTGCGGTCCAGCTTGCCCTGCGCCGGCTGCGGGTCGAGGACATGGCGATGGAGTCCTACGTCGCCGAGGATCGACGGCCGCTGGAGAAGTGCTTGGCCGATGTCACCGAATGCGAGGTATACGTCGGGATATTCGCCTGGCGCTACGGTTTCGTGCCCGCCGGCTACGACAAGTCGATCACCGAGTTGGAGTACCGGGAAGCTATGGCGGCCGGCAAGCCCTGCCTGATCTTCTTGCTCGACGAGGATGCGCCGTGGCCGCGCACCTTCATCGACCGGGGCGCGGACGCCGACAAGATCGAGTCGTTACGTGCCGAATTGGCGGCGCGGCACACCTGTAGCGCCTTCACCAACCCGAACGACCTGGCCGCCCTGGTGACGGCGGCGGTGGCCAACTGCCTGGCCGAGTCCGGTGTGCCGGCGCATGGCGTGCACGCGTTGAACCAGGACACGGTCCGGCGTTACTTCGACCGGCTACGTCAGCACTATGGGGTGCTCGACCTGGACGCGCTGACTCCGGCCCAGACCGAGGACTACCTGCGGATCCAGCTGACCAGCGTCTTCGTGGAGCAATCCGTACGGGAGGATCCGCCCCCGGTCGAACTGCCGCGCGAGTGGCTGCAACGGATGCAGGCCGAGGGGCATATCGGCACCGAGGACGTCCCCGAGGAGGTGGACCCGGCCGAACTGGTGCACCTGCACGACGCGTACCGGGCGAAACCCTTGCGGCGGCTCTTCGACGTACTCGGCGCACCCGACGAGCGCACGGTCGTACTCCTCGGTGACCCCGGCGCCGGGAAGTCCACAGTGGCGCGATACCTCGCGCTCTCGCTGGCGGAGAGCCGGACCGACGAGCGGCTGGCCGTGCTCACCGGCCACCTGCCGTTACTCATCGAACTACGCTCGTTCGTGACCCTGGTGGCCGAGGGGCGGTGCCAGAGTTTCCTCGACTACCTCGACCATCGCGCCGCCGTCGACGGGCTCGGCATCGACCGTACCGCCCTCCAGCAGCACCTGAGCCGCGGTCATCCGGTGGTAGCCATTTTCGACGGACTCGACGAGGTCTTCGACCGCCGCCGGCGTGAGGAGGTGGCCAGCCAGATCGCCAGCTTCGCGGCCGATCACCCGCAGGCCCGGGTGATCGTGACCTCCCGGATCATCGGCTACTCCCGGCGGATCCTCACCGACGTCGGGTTCACCCACTTCACCCTCCAGGATCTCGACGACCAGCAGATCGACGAGTTCCTCACCATCTGGTATCAGCTGGCCATCCACGACCGGCCGGAGGACGCCCAGGCCCGGCAGGCCCGACTTCTCGACGCGATGCGGCACTCGCACGCTATCCGGGAACTGGCCGGCAGCCCGCTCCTGCTCACCATCCTGGCCATCATCGGCAAGCACCAGACACTGCCCCGGGAACGCTGGCGCCTCTACGACCATGCCACGACGGTGCTGGTCGAGCAGTGGGACGTGAACCGCCACCTGCACGACCGGTCCATGGACCCGGGCTTCATCGACGCCGAGGACAAGAAGGAACTACTACGCCGGCTCGCCTATCGGATGCAGGCGGCGGAGCGCGGCCTGGCGGTCAACTACATCGCCGCCGAGAAACTGAGCGAGGTCTTCGAGCGATACCTCGTCGAGCGGTACCAGCGCGACCCGGCCACCGCCCGCCGAGCCGCCCACCAGATGATCGCCCAGTTCCGCGAGCGCAACTTCATCCTCAGTCGGTACGGTCCCCGGCTGTACGGCTTCGTGCACCGCACCTTCCTGGAGTTCTTCTGTGCCGACGCGCTGTTGGTCCGGTTCCAGCACGACCAGGAACTCACCTTCGAGGAGCTGAAGGAGCTGTTTAGGCAGCACTGGGCGGACCTCTCCTGGCGGGAGGTGCTGCGGCTGCTCGCCGGTGCGGTGCACGAGAAGCACAGTGCCCAGCTGATCCACCTGCTGACCCGGGAGGTCAACCAACCCTGGCCACCGGCCGGGTTCGCCCCGCCGCCGTGGAACCTCGCCCTTGCCACACAGTGCCTCGCCGAGGTCCGCAACCTCTACTCCGACGTCGCCGCGCCGGCCGAGGCGCTGCTCCGGCAGATCATTCTGCTGCTGGAGCACTGCGTCGCCATCGACGATCGGGAGACCGCCGGGCTGATCGAGGAGGAGATCCTGCCCGCGGCCAAGGCGATCGGGCCCAACTGGCCCGGCCGGGAAGCCTATCTGTCCTGGTACCGCCGTCGGGGCGTACGGGTGATCTGGAGTTCGGTCTCGGCCCACGCGGCCCGGCTGGCCGCCATGCTCTCCACCCCCGCCGAACGTATCGACGACCTCTTCGACGAGGTACTCGGCACGATGGGCGAGAGCCCTGCGGCGTACGCCTCGGTCGCCGGCCTGGCCGAGGTGGCGCAGCTGGCCAACGCCGCCGTGGACAGCCCGGCCCATCAGGCCGCCGCCGCACGGGCCCGGACCCGACTGGTCAAGCGCGCCCGCGACGACGGTCACGCCAGCGTCCGGCTGGCTGCCGTGCAGGCCCTCGGCGAGCGCTTCGGTGCCGACCAGCGGACACTGGAGCTGTTGGTCGAGCGGGCTCGGGCGGATGGCTACGCCGGGGTCCGGCTGGCCGCGGTGCAGGCACTCGGTGAGCGCTTCCACGGCCAACCAGGCGTGCGGGAGCTGCTGCGGGAGCGGGCGTCGGCCGACGAACGGCCCAGTGTGCGGCGAGCAGCGGTCCAGGCCCTCGGCGACTACTACGGCGGCACCGTCGAGCTACGGGCCGAGTTGCTGGAGTGCCTACGGGGCGACCGGGATGCCGAGGTGGTCCAGACCGCCGCGTTGGTGCTGATGGAACGCTTCGGGGCGACCCGGCCGGTCCGCGACATCCTGATCGCGCGGGCCAACGAGGATCGGGATGCGGTGCTGCGGCGTACCACGGTGCGGCTGCTCGGTGAGCGACTGGGCGCCGACCCGCAGGTTCGCACGCTGCTGCTGGACCGGGTGGGCACCGACCGGGAAGCCGGGGTGCTCTGGGCGGCCGGGCAGGCCCTGGTGCACCGGGCCAGCAGTGACACCCGGCTCTGCGACCTGCTGGGCGAACGGGTCCGTACCGACGCCGACGAGGCGATCCGTCGAGCCGCGCTGCGGCTGCTGGTGGAGTGCTTCCGGCAACACGCGTCGTTGGGCGAGTTGCTGATCAGGTGTGCCCGCCGAGACCGGGACGCCGACGTACGCCTCCTGGCTGCCCGGGCCCTGGCCGACCGGCTCGGGATCGACCCGGTGGTGGCGCCCACGCTCAGTGAGATGGCACGCGGCGACGGCGATTCCCGGGTCCGGCTGGTGGCCGTCCAGTCCCTGGTCGACCGGGTCGGCATGGACCCGAGCGTGTGCGACCTGCTCGCCGGACTGGCCCGGGGCGACGACGATGCGGCGGTACGCCTTGCCTCCGTCTCCGCCCTTGCCGACCTGGTGGGCAGCGACGCCCGGGTACGGCTGCTGCTGATCGAGTGCGCTCGTGACGACAACGATTCGAAGGTCCGACTCGCCGCGACGCAGGCCATCGCCCGGGAGGCGCAGTCACACGCGGATGTCCACGGCGTACTGGTGGACCGGGCCCGCCGGGACCCGGACGCGGCGGTGTTCACCGAGGCGGTGACGGCCATGCTGCGTCGGGGCGGCCCGGACGGCCGCGCCTTCCAACTCCTGGACGAACGGGTGCGTGACGACAGTAACGCCCGGATCCGGCTGGCCGCCGTACAGCTGCTGGTCGAGCGCTTCGGTGCCGAGCCGGAGGTACGCGGGATCCTGCTCGACCGGGTTCGCAGCGACCCGGACACGGACCTGGTCCGGGCGGCGGCGGTGGCACTCGCCACGCATCTCGGGACCGACGGGGAGCAGTGCGAGGTGCTGGTCAAACGGGCGAACAGCGACGACGCGCTTATCCGGGTGGCCGGTGTGTGGACCCTGGGCGAGTACTTCGGGGCGGACCGGGTGGTGCGTGATCTGCTGATCGAGAAGGCCCGACACGATCCCGACCTGGCGGTACGTCGGGAGGCGCTCAGGGTGCTGGGTGAGCACCTCGCCGAGCTACCCGAGGTGCGGGAACTCTTCGTCGAGCGGGTGAGCGACCACGACTGGTCGGTACGCGCGGCGGCGGTGCTGGTACTGGGGACCCGATTTGGCACTGACGAGCGGACCCGGGCGCTCCTGGTCGACCTGGCCCGGGACGATCCGGATCCCGGGTTCCGTCGGTTGGCCGGGCAGGCACTGACCTGGCTGCCCGGGGCCGACCCGGACCACCTGCCGGACCTGGCGTGA
- a CDS encoding helix-turn-helix domain-containing protein, protein MDSGAPDHHRAVPVDRTGLPRRPALDTGAGEVGVRLRRLRQERGISLSELARRAGVGKATLSGLENSTRNPTLETLQAVTAELGVPLAAVLAQPPEGEPAVLRGAAVEATLLEIFDDSTVTTELYRMRVPPGPMQTSPAHQAGVTEHITVFAGVLQAGPVAAPLLAGPGEHIHWQSDVPHIYRAYGDEEVVASLLIRYPRG, encoded by the coding sequence ATGGATTCGGGTGCACCAGACCACCATCGGGCGGTACCAGTTGACCGGACGGGCCTACCCCGGCGTCCCGCTCTGGACACCGGTGCTGGCGAGGTGGGCGTACGGCTTCGCCGCCTACGCCAGGAGCGGGGCATTTCCCTGTCCGAACTGGCCCGGCGGGCCGGGGTCGGCAAGGCGACGCTCTCCGGTCTGGAGAACAGCACCCGGAACCCGACCCTGGAAACCCTTCAGGCGGTGACCGCCGAACTCGGTGTGCCACTGGCGGCCGTACTGGCCCAGCCGCCGGAGGGAGAACCAGCCGTACTACGCGGAGCCGCCGTCGAAGCCACTCTGCTGGAGATCTTCGACGATTCGACGGTCACGACCGAGCTGTACCGGATGCGGGTTCCACCCGGACCGATGCAGACCTCGCCCGCGCACCAGGCAGGGGTGACCGAGCACATCACCGTCTTCGCGGGAGTGCTACAGGCCGGTCCGGTGGCTGCACCACTGTTGGCCGGTCCGGGGGAGCACATCCACTGGCAGTCCGATGTCCCACATATCTACCGGGCGTACGGCGACGAGGAGGTCGTGGCCAGCCTGCTCATCCGGTACCCGCGTGGGTAG
- a CDS encoding SCO2521 family protein, with amino-acid sequence MLTLGEVHTGLLQNSTSLSLEHAAQLLDRLVGERVRRSERPISYAVSTDQLTGIDCQLPTRSGSRTRGVGTVVSHAAVTGGHVVQGSTYTRVGRAAANRRLVWSHYLSRPGHVETIGKVDAQDVCRGFLGTVYQPQVLDIGAVSARTMDAVQLSSHLDRRPPFRTRRTRLRWAVVPAEDPGAEPRGTFRVESATLRTLELTVGHDDVHAIVALCEDLALHDWLLTTLLSLIEASLTSPGTRAQKIDRLRPAIDCLLHLWMPAARLDEAVLPVWQALERRPGFTRQWQSSVDRIRDQVTLSTIALLEASAS; translated from the coding sequence ATGCTGACCTTGGGTGAGGTCCACACCGGGCTCCTCCAGAACTCGACCTCGCTGTCCCTGGAGCACGCCGCACAACTTCTCGACCGGCTCGTCGGCGAGCGGGTACGGCGGTCGGAGCGGCCGATCTCCTACGCCGTCTCCACCGATCAGCTGACCGGGATCGACTGTCAACTGCCGACCCGATCGGGCAGTCGGACCCGGGGGGTCGGCACCGTCGTGTCACACGCCGCCGTCACCGGTGGCCACGTGGTGCAGGGCTCCACCTACACCCGGGTGGGTCGCGCCGCCGCCAATCGCCGGCTGGTCTGGTCGCATTACCTGTCCCGCCCCGGTCATGTCGAGACCATCGGCAAGGTCGACGCCCAGGACGTCTGCCGGGGCTTTCTGGGCACCGTCTACCAGCCGCAGGTGCTGGACATCGGGGCGGTGAGCGCCCGCACCATGGACGCCGTACAACTGTCGTCGCACCTGGACCGACGGCCCCCGTTCCGGACCCGACGGACCCGGCTGCGCTGGGCGGTCGTACCAGCCGAGGATCCGGGTGCCGAGCCACGGGGGACGTTCCGGGTCGAGTCCGCCACGCTGCGCACCCTCGAACTGACCGTCGGGCACGACGACGTACACGCGATCGTCGCCCTGTGCGAGGACCTCGCGCTGCACGACTGGCTCCTGACCACGTTGCTCTCCCTCATCGAGGCCAGCCTCACCAGCCCCGGCACCCGGGCCCAGAAGATCGACCGACTCCGCCCGGCGATCGACTGCCTGCTGCACCTCTGGATGCCCGCCGCCCGCCTGGACGAGGCGGTCCTGCCGGTCTGGCAGGCCCTGGAACGACGCCCCGGTTTCACCCGGCAGTGGCAGTCCTCGGTCGACCGCATCCGGGACCAGGTCACCCTGAGCACCATCGCCCTGCTGGAGGCGTCGGCGAGCTGA
- a CDS encoding benzoate/H(+) symporter BenE family transporter — protein sequence MTRLTQPILAGVVTALVGFASSFTIVLAGLRAVGATERQAASGLLALCVTMGLTAIWLSLRHRIPISIAWSTPGAALLVATGPLPGGFGTAIGAFLVAALLIIAAGLFPPLGRWIAAIPKPLAGAMLAGVLFDLCLAPVRALVEVPLLAGPAIVTWLLLSRLARRWAVPAALAVAIVGIAATSPADGLAGVDLRPMVELQAPEWNTAALIGLALPLFLVTMASQNVPGMAVLAEYGYRPPLRGILLRTGLASAVAAPFGGHMVNLAAITAALAASPDADPDPGRRWVASVTAAAGMIVLGLGAGLATALVLLSPPVLIEAVAGLALLGALAGAVTTAVEEPAGREAAIVTFLVTASGVTLLGVGAAFWGLLAGGLLLLVHRRKTTASPPPTKTASPPPADTSATASPPPPADTAAETVERLTPPERVRP from the coding sequence ATGACCCGGCTGACGCAACCCATCCTGGCCGGCGTGGTGACCGCGTTGGTCGGCTTCGCCAGCTCGTTCACGATCGTGCTCGCCGGGCTGCGGGCCGTCGGGGCCACCGAGCGGCAGGCCGCCTCCGGCCTACTCGCGCTCTGCGTGACCATGGGCCTGACCGCGATCTGGCTCTCGCTACGCCACCGGATACCGATCAGCATCGCGTGGTCGACCCCGGGCGCGGCACTGTTGGTCGCCACCGGACCGCTACCCGGCGGCTTCGGTACGGCGATCGGCGCGTTCCTCGTCGCCGCACTGCTGATCATCGCGGCTGGCCTGTTTCCACCCCTCGGCCGCTGGATCGCGGCAATCCCGAAACCACTCGCCGGGGCCATGCTCGCCGGCGTCCTGTTCGACCTCTGCCTCGCACCGGTACGTGCCCTCGTCGAGGTACCGCTGCTGGCCGGACCGGCGATCGTCACCTGGCTGCTGCTGAGCCGCCTCGCCCGGCGGTGGGCGGTGCCGGCCGCACTGGCGGTGGCGATAGTGGGAATCGCCGCAACCAGTCCGGCGGACGGGCTGGCCGGCGTCGACCTCCGGCCGATGGTCGAGCTTCAGGCCCCCGAATGGAACACCGCAGCGTTGATCGGACTTGCCCTGCCACTGTTCCTGGTCACCATGGCCTCGCAGAATGTGCCCGGGATGGCAGTCCTGGCCGAGTACGGTTATCGGCCGCCACTGCGGGGCATCCTGCTCCGCACCGGTCTGGCCAGTGCCGTCGCCGCACCCTTCGGCGGGCACATGGTCAACCTGGCCGCGATCACCGCCGCGCTCGCCGCCAGCCCGGACGCCGACCCCGATCCCGGCCGACGCTGGGTCGCCTCGGTGACGGCGGCGGCGGGAATGATCGTCCTTGGCCTGGGGGCCGGTCTGGCGACCGCGCTCGTCCTGCTCTCGCCACCGGTGCTGATCGAGGCGGTGGCCGGGCTCGCCCTGCTCGGCGCGCTCGCCGGGGCGGTCACCACCGCGGTCGAGGAGCCGGCCGGCCGGGAGGCGGCGATCGTCACCTTCCTGGTGACCGCCTCCGGGGTGACCCTGCTGGGCGTGGGTGCCGCCTTCTGGGGGCTACTGGCCGGTGGCCTGCTGCTGCTCGTACACCGCCGCAAGACGACGGCCTCGCCGCCGCCAACGAAGACGGCCTCGCCACCACCGGCCGACACTTCAGCGACAGCCTCGCCGCCGCCACCGGCCGACACGGCAGCGGAGACGGTGGAGCGGCTCACTCCTCCGGAGCGAGTTCGCCCGTGA
- a CDS encoding SCO2523 family variant P-loop protein, whose translation MLIFAVSDKGGTGRSVTSSNVLYRSALQGADVCYLDFDFGSPTSGAIFNIESAVHGTTRGGLHSYLDGALIEPTRFDVWSESDRTSLRNRPPGAGQLVLLPGDSGGGEFPTTRERIERCSRLFLRLEEEFDLSLIDLSAGRSYATEMVLAATAMPELRSVRSRWLVFHRWTRQHVLAASGLVYGPRGILDTGVRNGHNYEDLVETLRFVRTAVVDPDSPELEGLRPAQVAWLRECNRDLLELASNNRVGRTMLIGSVPLDPVLQWREQLISDNDVWARRIANRETVEAFDTLAKRIVDDSAWETL comes from the coding sequence ATGTTGATTTTCGCGGTGTCCGACAAGGGCGGCACCGGCCGCTCGGTCACCAGTAGCAACGTCCTCTACCGCAGCGCCCTGCAAGGGGCGGACGTCTGCTACCTCGACTTCGACTTCGGCTCCCCCACCTCAGGGGCCATCTTCAACATCGAGTCGGCGGTACACGGCACCACCCGAGGCGGATTGCACTCCTATTTGGACGGGGCACTGATCGAGCCGACCCGGTTCGACGTCTGGTCCGAGTCAGACCGGACGAGTCTGCGCAACCGGCCGCCCGGCGCGGGCCAGCTGGTCCTGCTCCCCGGCGACAGCGGGGGCGGGGAGTTCCCCACCACCCGAGAACGCATCGAACGCTGCAGCCGACTCTTCCTCCGCCTGGAGGAGGAGTTCGACCTCAGCCTGATCGACCTGAGCGCCGGCCGGTCGTACGCCACCGAGATGGTGCTCGCCGCCACCGCCATGCCCGAACTGCGCTCAGTCCGGTCCCGGTGGCTGGTGTTCCACCGGTGGACCCGGCAACACGTGCTCGCCGCCTCCGGTCTGGTCTACGGTCCCCGTGGCATCCTGGACACCGGCGTACGGAATGGACACAACTACGAAGACCTCGTCGAGACTCTGCGCTTCGTGCGTACCGCCGTGGTCGACCCCGACTCCCCTGAACTCGAAGGACTTCGACCGGCGCAGGTGGCCTGGCTACGCGAGTGCAACCGGGACCTCCTGGAACTGGCCAGCAACAACCGGGTCGGCCGGACCATGCTGATCGGGTCCGTACCGCTCGACCCGGTACTGCAGTGGCGTGAGCAACTGATCTCAGACAACGATGTGTGGGCCCGCCGGATCGCCAACCGCGAAACCGTCGAGGCGTTCGACACCCTGGCTAAACGGATCGTGGACGACTCAGCCTGGGAGACGCTTTGA